A genomic segment from Triticum dicoccoides isolate Atlit2015 ecotype Zavitan chromosome 1A, WEW_v2.0, whole genome shotgun sequence encodes:
- the LOC119367947 gene encoding 2'-deoxymugineic-acid 2'-dioxygenase-like has translation MGLLSNTPVHHAVPDEYVLPPEKRPEPDELVDPMVTLPVIDLAAGRRRHLVVNEIIKAGKEFGFFQVVNHGVGDEVVGAFRSAAAEFFAMPAEEKLPYYSDDLTKPFRVDTSTTYVLDRSCGGRYWRDYLQLQCFPVDRFSQDWPAEPAAFVPSLAAYATAVQTLAATLLGLIAEGLGLEESFFRGELSGGGTLMNVNWYPPCPDPSLTLGLLPHCDRPLLTVLSQGDVSGLQAKHKGRWIAVQPVPNAFVINFGHLMEIVTNGLLQSVEHRAVTNSSAARLSVVTIMLPDMDCRIEPAPALVTEGEQAKFRPFLFREFNEAYAAAAANREDVLQRFRIYPAGTME, from the exons ATGGGGCTGCTGTCCAACACCCCGGTGCACCACGCCGTGCCGGACGAGTACGTCCTGCCGCCGGAGAAGCGCCCCGAACCCGACGAGCTTGTCGATCCCATGGTCACCCTGCCTGTCAtcgacctcgccgccggccgccgtcgcCACCTCGTCGTCAATGAGATCATCAAGGCCGGCAAAGAGTTCGGCTTCTTCcag GTTGTGAACCATGGCGTGGGCGACGAGGTGGTCGGGGCGTTCCGGTCCGCGGCGGCGGAGTTCTTCGCCATGCCGGCGGAGGAGAAGCTCCCCTACTACTCCGACGACCTCACCAAACCGTTCCGCGTCGACACCAGCACCACCTACGTCCTCGACCGTAGCTGCGGCGGTCGGTACTGGCGCGACTACCTCCAGCTGCAGTGCTTCCCCGTCGACAGGTTCTCGCAGGACTGGCCGGCCGAGCCAGCCGCCTTCGTGCCCAGCCTGGCCGCGTACGCCACAGCGGTGCAGACGCTGGCCGCCACGTTGCTCGGGCTCATCGCCGAGGGGCTCGGGCTGGAGGAGAGCTTCTTCCGCGGCGAGCTCAGCGGCGGCGGGACGCTGATGAACGTGAACTGGTACCCGCCGTGCCCGGACCCGAGCCTGACGCTGGGCCTGCTGCCGCACTGCGACCGACCACTCCTGACCGTGCTGTCGCAGGGCGACGTCAGCGGCCTCCAGGCCAAGCACAAGGGCCGGTGGATCGCCGTGCAGCCCGTCCCAAACGCTTTCGTCATCAACTTCGGCCACCTGATGGAG ATCGTGACCAACGGGTTGCTTCAGAGCGTAGAGCACCGCGCAGTGACCAACTCCAGTGCGGCGAGGTTGTCGGTGGTGACCATCATGTTGCCGGACATGGACTGCCGCATCGAGCCCGCGCCGGCGCTGGTGACCGAGGGGGAGCAGGCCAAGTTCAGGCCGTTCCTCTTCCGGGAGTTCAACGAGGCgtacgccgccgccgcagccaaccgGGAGGACGTGCTCCAGCGCTTTAGGATCTACCCTGCTGGTACAATGGAGTGA
- the LOC119266105 gene encoding uncharacterized acetyltransferase At3g50280-like yields the protein MATEASASACLHGVRIVSRRMVRPASDGETETTTKPKSTETVHLTPWDLQMLTVDYIQMGVLLPRPPTPTTAEHMVDHLAQSLARAVARFYPYAGRLATEEHTGGSVTVSLQCTGHGAEFVHAVAADTNVADVAGSLSIPSVVWSFFPLNGLVGADAAVGSRSGSRIPVLAAQVTELADGVFVAISLNHGVADGTAFWHLFNTWSEISRSSWNGSSEAIATPEPVLERWFPDGCPVPMPLPFPTLDHAVRRFHGPPVEECFLAFSAESIRSLKARANAEISGTATVSSLQSLLAHLWLAVTRARRLRPEQETSYTLAVSCRGRVKRVPQLYSGNSMVRCATAKVAAGEILRGGLRSAAWQLNRAVASCDEAALVGSTAAWHTEPPFAYLVGWWHPALLVTGNSPRFDVFGNDFGWGRPVAVRSGGGNKVDGRATVYELGLEGGIGMELCLAPEALARLIADDEFMALVNQGQ from the coding sequence ATGGCAACGGAGGCCTCAGCATCTGCGTGCCTGCACGGTGTCCGCATCGTGTCTCGGCGAATGGTGCGGCCGGCAAGCGACGGGGAGACGGAGACGACGACGAAACCAAAGTCGACTGAGACGGTGCACCTCACGCCGTGGGACCTGCAGATGCTCACCGTCGACTACATCCAGATGGGCGTCCTCCTGCCCcggccaccgacgccgacgacggcagaGCACATGGTCGACCACCTCGCGCAGTCCTTGGCGCGCGCAGTGGCACGTTTCTACCCCTACGCCGGCCGCCTCGCCACCGAGGAACACACCGGCGGCAGCGTCACCGTTTCGCTGCAATGCACCGGGCACGGCGCCGAGTTCGTCCACGCCGTGGCGGCAGACACCAACGTCGCCGACGTGGCTGGCTCGCTGAGTATCCCTAGCGTGGTCTGGTCCTTCTTCCCTCTCAACGGGCTGGTCGGCGCCGACGCCGCCGTGGGCAGCCGCAGCGGCTCCCGCATCCCAGTCCTCGCCGCCCAGGTCACCGAGCTCGCAGACGGCGTGTTCGTGGCCATATCGCTCAACCATGGCGTCGCGGACGGGACTGCGTTCTGGCACCTGTTCAACACGTGGTCCGAGATCAGCCGCAGCAGCTGGAACGGCAGCAGCGAGGCGATCGCCACGCCGGAGCCCGTGCTGGAGCGGTGGTTCCCGGACGGCTGCCCGGTTCCCATGCCGCTTCCATTCCCGACGCTGGATCACGCCGTGCGGCGGTTCCACGGCCCACCCGTGGAGGAATGCTTCTTGGCATTCTCCGCGGAGAGCATCAGGAGCCTCAAAGCGAGAGCCAACGCCGAGATATCAGGCACGGCCACCGTTTCCTCGCTGCAGTCCCTGCTCGCGCACCTGTGGCTCGCCGTGACCCGCGCCCGGCGCCTCCGGCCGGAGCAGGAGACCTCCTACACGTTGGCGGTCAGCTGCCGGGGTCGAGTGAAGCGCGTGCCCCAGTTATACTCGGGCAACTCCATGGTGCGGTGCGCGACGGCGAAGGTGGCCGCCGGCGAGATCCTCCGCGGTGGCCTGCGTTCGGCGGCGTGGCAGCTGAACCGCGCGGTGGCGTCGTGCGATGAGGCGGCCCTGGTTGGGTCCACGGCGGCGTGGCACACGGAGCCACCGTTCGCGTACCTGGTCGGGTGGTGGCACCCGGCGCTGCTGGTGACGGGCAACTCGCCGCGGTTCGACGTGTTCGGTAACGACTTTGGgtgggggaggccggtggcggtgcGGAGCGGCGGCGGGAACAAGGTTGACGGAAGGGCCACCGTGTACGAGCTGGGGCTCGAAGGTGGAATCGGCATGGAGCTCTGCCTGGCTCCGGAGGCTCTTGCAAGGCTCATCGCGGATGACGAGTTCATGGCCCTGGTCAACCAAGGCCAATAG